The Nocardia vinacea genome contains the following window.
GACGACGAGCACGTCGGAAAGGCCACCCATCTCACCTGGGCGAATCCTTTTCTTGGGCAGACTTACTCGGCCGCGCAGGTCGTCGTTGTCGTTGAACCATTCGAGCAGCTGGAACAGGTCGTCGGAGCTACCGTCCATGCGAATTGTCAACTGGTCCTGTGGTTCCGGCATGCTGTTCATCCTTCTGGGTCGGTTTCGTGGTGTGTCCGGGGACGGCCGAGAAGTAGCTTTCCTCCGCATCATTGCGGGTTCGCATCACGTTCCGTGCTGCGGCTCTGGTGGTATTGGGTGGCTTCGGGCCGCTCGGTGAACTCGTAGTACGTATCCGTCAGTTCCCGCAGGTGTTCGTTGACCTCGGCGGGAGTGGCGCGGAAGAATTCGCGGCGTCGGTTGACCTTGTTGATGCGCTTGTGCTCCAGTCGGCGGTGCAGCTCGGCTTCGATTTCGGCGGCGTTGTTGTCGAAGAACATGACATGGCGGTCGTACCTGAATGGCACCGACGAGTTGCTGAGGTCATCGATCCGCTCCTCCGGATTGAATCGACGGGTCAATCCGATCTGGACCACATACTTGCCGAACGCGCCGACATTCGAGATGACGTAGATGTAGCCCGCGCGAATATCGGCTGCCCGGGTCTTGACGGTGATGATGTCCTGTTCCAGGTCCGCCAGGCTTGCGCGCAGCTTGCTCGCGGCTTCAGTATCCGCCTTGCCCTCGGCTTCGAGGCTGGTCAGAGCATTGCGCTCCCGTTCCTGCCGTCGTTCGAGTTTCGCCTGCTCACGAGCATATTCCTCGTGCGCCCGGCGTTCCTCGCGGAGGCGATCACGTTCGTCGCGCTCGTACTCTTTCTGACGTGCCAGCTTTTCGAGATGGTCGGCGGTCAGTTCCAGTTCGCGGCGCCGGAGCTGGTGATATTCAGGAGCTATGCGCAGCTTCATCGTCGCGCCGAACCTATTGAGGGTGTCGGCGAGCTTGTCGAGGCGGTCGAGCTCTTTGGGTAATTTGTACGGCTTGAGACCTCGGACGATGTTCTCGGTCTCGGCGTTGTAGGCGCGCAGCATCAGCTTCGAATATTCGCGGACCATCTTGCGGCCATCGGTGACCGATCCCTCGACCACCCACGCCTTCAGCGTCTCGATTGCACCGCCGTCGCGGCGAGCCAGGGCTTTTATTTCACCCTGCAGGTGCCGGAGCGCATCGCGGTAGGCAACCGAATCCGAGAGGGGATGGCGGTATTCGTAGATGCCGATCTCCTGGAGGACGTGCGCTTCTCGGGTGTCGGTCACCTGGGTGAGCAGATTGTCCAGCAGCACCTGATGGTCGTTGACCTGCGCGACGAGCTGATCACGAAACTGCTGTAGCCCGGCGATCTCGAGGCCGCCGAACTGCTCCAGTTGTGCACGTAGTCTTCGGTTCTCGGCGAGCGCGTCGGCCAACTCCTCGGACTGTCTTCGCGCGTGGGCGCGAGCGCCGAACAGTGGGACCTTCGTAGTCTCCGCGGTGTCTTGCTGGGGCGGCTCGATGGAATCCGTTGCCGCAGCCTTCATCCGGTCGGCCGTCCAGGCTGTGCCGTCCCAATATCTCAGATAGCCCGCGTTCTGAGGGTCCGGATACCAGTTCGGTGGCACTGTGCTCATGATCCCCCTTGTCGCAGTTGCTATTTGGAGGATGCCAGCTCGAAGAGGCATCCGCAGGCCGAACGGACAATTGTGTGTCCTGGGCTACCGGCGATCAGTGCCACAGCAGCCGCTGCGGCAGCATTCTGTCGGGCCCGGGGCTGTCCTCGGTCACTTCATCCGGCGATTGGTTTGAGCAAGGGCTCAGCGGCCGGAGAGTAGACGCTGTCGGCTGATTCAACAACACGGTCTACGGCCTGTCCGAGCAGGTTGTGGTGGTCGGCTACGAGTGCGCGGACCGGGCCGTCGCCATTGACCCGACGATGTAGGCCGCTCGCAGAATCCGTTGATTGTGAACGGGTTTCGCGACTTTGTCGGCTACGGCACAGCGCTGATTCGTTGCGCCGGTTTCCGAGGTCACCGGAGCCTCGATCTCGGCTTCGTCGGCGAACGTAATGTGG
Protein-coding sequences here:
- a CDS encoding DUF4041 domain-containing protein; this translates as MSTVPPNWYPDPQNAGYLRYWDGTAWTADRMKAAATDSIEPPQQDTAETTKVPLFGARAHARRQSEELADALAENRRLRAQLEQFGGLEIAGLQQFRDQLVAQVNDHQVLLDNLLTQVTDTREAHVLQEIGIYEYRHPLSDSVAYRDALRHLQGEIKALARRDGGAIETLKAWVVEGSVTDGRKMVREYSKLMLRAYNAETENIVRGLKPYKLPKELDRLDKLADTLNRFGATMKLRIAPEYHQLRRRELELTADHLEKLARQKEYERDERDRLREERRAHEEYAREQAKLERRQERERNALTSLEAEGKADTEAASKLRASLADLEQDIITVKTRAADIRAGYIYVISNVGAFGKYVVQIGLTRRFNPEERIDDLSNSSVPFRYDRHVMFFDNNAAEIEAELHRRLEHKRINKVNRRREFFRATPAEVNEHLRELTDTYYEFTERPEATQYHQSRSTERDANPQ